The stretch of DNA CTATCGAATCACTTTCGGGTTTGTGATCGTATCCGCATTAATTGCCTCAGTTGCGGGAGAGCACACCGTCACCGCCATGATGCTTCCCGTAGTCATTACACTCATTACATTCACCTCAACGGAACCCCAAAATATACGCAACTTATCCATCCTGCTCCTTCTCTCCATCGCATATGGTGCCATGATCGCAGGTTTTGGAACGCCTTCAGGGGGCGCCCGAAACGCAATCATGATTGCTTATTTTAGGCATCTTTTTGACATTCGGATCAGTTATCTTACATGGATTGGATACCTTTATCCCCTTCTTTTCCTGCAGGTCCCTTTTGTGACCTACCTCCTTTATAAAACGTTTAAACCAGAGGTACAAAATCTTCAGCCAGCCATCTCCCAACTGAAAGAGAAGGTAAAAGGGGAAGGGAAGCTTACGGACAAAGACCGTTGGACAATTGCAATTTTCTTATTTACAATGCTCCTTTGGATCACCGTAAGTGATCAAATCGGGCTTGGTATCACCGCCCTCATCGGTGTTTTTCTTTACCTCCTTTTTGACATTGTAAAATGGGAAGACCTCAATAATGGAATTAACTGGGGGGTCATTCTCATATATGCCAGTGCCATCTCCCTCGGTATTTCAATGAAAGATACCGGGGCCGCCAACTGGCTGGCCAATGCCCTGCTAGGGTGGTTGACCACAAACGGGGCCCAAAACGATCTCCTTATTTTGGGAATGATCGCTATCATCACAATGGCCATCGCCTCCTTTATCAGCAGCGGGGCGGCCGTAGGGATGCTCGGCCCCATAACCTTAGAATTGGCCCGACTTGGAGAAACCTCCATCATAGCAGCAGGGTTGATTACCGTCATGGCATCCTCGTTTTCTTTTATGACAGCGGTGGCCTCACCCGCATCCCAGATTGTTTTATCCAGCGGTTACATCCGGAAAAAAGATTTCCTGAAGGGGGGCTGGAAAATCACCCTGGTTTCTTTAATACTACTGCTTTTATATTCCCAAACCTATTGGAAATTGGTGAATCTCCCCCAATAGACCAAATTTCCTTTTTTTTAAGGAAGGGGAGATAAAATTTTGGAAGACCCCAAAGGTTTTAAAATGCTCAAGAGTCTCGGCATGAAAATTTTAATATGTACGGATGGGGAAGAAAATGCCGAAAAAGCGCTCATCTTTGGGGGCCAATTTGCCAAGGAGCTCCAAGCCGATGTTTCGGTCCTTTATGTAAGACCCAAGGAATCCGGTATGGATCGCATTCATCTCAGCACAGCCCGAGAAAAGCTTACCGAGTGGGATCTTGAAATTCCCGGGGTGGCCATTTTAAAAAAAGCCCAAGAAATTCTGACCGGACTGGGCCTCACACGCCTTCTTCCCTCAGGGGAAGTTGAAATGCGTCACACCTTTAGGGAAGGAATCTATGGTGCCACTGAGATTCATTTTATCGGAGAACATGGGGAAAATGTTCGTTTACGGTTAAGAGAGGGGAATTCAACAGAAGAAATTTTAGAGGAATCCGAAGTAGGTCAATACAATCTCATTATAACGGGTTCAAGGGGCCACAAAGGAATAACCCGCTATTTTGTAGGAAGCACCGCCCTTCGGATTGCGGAGCATGCCAAATGCTCCGTTTTGATTGCAAAAAATATCCGGCAAGGTGATTCCTTCCTCATGTGCACCGATGGATCCCCCTTGGCTGAAAAAGCTGAAATCTTCGGGGCCAAAATTGCCCAAGCCCTTTCAGCCAAGGTTACTGTACTCTCTATCGCCAATGAATCGGTCCCGATTGAAAAAGCAACGGAAAGAGCCCGCCGTGCAGAGATGATCCTTTCCCAAATGGGATTAAATCCACAGGTCAAGGTCATTGAAGGTTCTCCCTTTGAAGTGATTATTAATGAGGCAAAAGACCATGCCATCGTGGTCATGGGGGCCAGTGGCGCTTCCCCGGTCAGACGATTTTTTTTAGGAAGCGTTCCCCTGAAAGTGATTGAGTATGGAGAATGTCCCGTGCTCATTGTTCGGGAAAAAACACAGGAAACGGAAAACGAGGCTTAAATATTTTCTTTCAGGTATTGAAAAAGGGAAAGACTTATGTTAGGTTGACACCGCTTTTGAGGAAAGGGTTCTAGTTGAACCAGAGAAAAGGGGTAGACCTTGTCCAGAGTGGTCAAAAAGCGCAGAAAAAAGATGCGCAAACACAAACACAAAAAACTTCTTAAAAAAACCCGTCATCAGCGGAGAAAACGATAAGGTAAAGGTATTTCACGTTTGTTTCTGAAAATTTTTTAAAACAAACCACTGAAACATTATGTAAGGCCTTTTCGCGGTACAGCCACCAAAACAGACATTTTGGCGTGCTTGACAATGGTATACGAAAAGTTTCCCAAAAACAGACTGGACAGCCCCTTCCAGGCTGACGATCCGACGATTACCAAATCGTGACCTTCTTCCACCGCCTCCTCTAAAATTTCTTCTTCCGGAACGCCTTCTCTCATTTTCAATGTGGGTTGCAATCCGTATTGTTGCTCCAGACTGGAGGCGATTTTTTTGAGGTAATTCGTCTCCAGGGGATAGCGTTCAAAAATAACCCGCTGTTCTCGGACATGGATGCCGTACATGACCGGAAGTGGAACCACATACAACAGGGTTAAGGATCCTCCGAGCGCGCGGGTGATCTCCCCCGCCCTCCGAATGATTTGACGTTTCTCTTTCCCCAAACGCAAGGGAAGGAGAACTTTCGAAGCGCTCCCTTTCTGACGGACCACCAGGGTAGAGATTTGGAGGTGCTCCACCACGTGAACGGCCGTATCCCCCAAAAAGAATTCTAAAATGCCCCGGGTGCCATGGGACCCCAAAAGAACCATTTCATACCCCTGCATGGACTCACTCAAAATCTCCTTGGCCGGGTGCCCTTTGCGGACGATACTTTCAAACTCAACCTCAAGCCCATCTAAAATCTGACGGGTCCTGCCCTGAATCTTTTCCACATCAACAGGATCCCTTTTGTCTTGAACCGTTAAAACCGTTACTTGGGCCCCAACCCCTTTGGCCAATTGACCCCCCAATTGGACCGCCCACTCTCCAAAACCCGATCCTCCATTGCAAACTAAGATTTTTCGTTTTAATTCATTCATGGCTGAAATAACGTTTCTCCTCCCACATTCCCCTTGCCAATCCAAAAATAATAAGAACCGACATATAGACGGCCAGGGCCAATATCAATATTCCCGCTAGGTTTCCCAACAAAGGAATCGCCCAAGAATCTCCCACCTGTTTTAAAACAACAGAAACTCCCGCCAATAAAACTGAATAACCGAAATAAAGTCGGATTCGCATACTTTTAATATATCGGGTGGCAATACTCCCCAGTTGTGCTCCCACCGCGGCTCCGACCAACATAATCATTGCGGCAATTAAATCCACCTTTCCTTCTAAGGCATACACAAAAGCACCATATCCTGAGGAAAAAATGATCTCGAATAGATCGGTTCCAACCGCCACCGTGGTGGGAACCCCCAACACATAGACCAAGGCAGGCATCCGAATGTAACCCGCGCCTCCTCCCAAAAAACCGGCAAAAAATCCCGTGGCAAATCCGATAAAAATAATGACCCAAACC from Nitrospiria bacterium encodes:
- a CDS encoding universal stress protein, which translates into the protein MKILICTDGEENAEKALIFGGQFAKELQADVSVLYVRPKESGMDRIHLSTAREKLTEWDLEIPGVAILKKAQEILTGLGLTRLLPSGEVEMRHTFREGIYGATEIHFIGEHGENVRLRLREGNSTEEILEESEVGQYNLIITGSRGHKGITRYFVGSTALRIAEHAKCSVLIAKNIRQGDSFLMCTDGSPLAEKAEIFGAKIAQALSAKVTVLSIANESVPIEKATERARRAEMILSQMGLNPQVKVIEGSPFEVIINEAKDHAIVVMGASGASPVRRFFLGSVPLKVIEYGECPVLIVREKTQETENEA
- a CDS encoding universal stress protein, which codes for MNELKRKILVCNGGSGFGEWAVQLGGQLAKGVGAQVTVLTVQDKRDPVDVEKIQGRTRQILDGLEVEFESIVRKGHPAKEILSESMQGYEMVLLGSHGTRGILEFFLGDTAVHVVEHLQISTLVVRQKGSASKVLLPLRLGKEKRQIIRRAGEITRALGGSLTLLYVVPLPVMYGIHVREQRVIFERYPLETNYLKKIASSLEQQYGLQPTLKMREGVPEEEILEEAVEEGHDLVIVGSSAWKGLSSLFLGNFSYTIVKHAKMSVLVAVPRKGLT
- a CDS encoding DASS family sodium-coupled anion symporter, which translates into the protein MAFLFPLLVKRKWFLICFSLGALPLFFDPPSGLTPEGFKVLSIAGIAILLFITEPIPLPTVALLIAVLQVLFQIGTPTEVAKSFMSDSVFFIMGSLMLAVAIVKQKLDKRIALAILRITGPSVYRITFGFVIVSALIASVAGEHTVTAMMLPVVITLITFTSTEPQNIRNLSILLLLSIAYGAMIAGFGTPSGGARNAIMIAYFRHLFDIRISYLTWIGYLYPLLFLQVPFVTYLLYKTFKPEVQNLQPAISQLKEKVKGEGKLTDKDRWTIAIFLFTMLLWITVSDQIGLGITALIGVFLYLLFDIVKWEDLNNGINWGVILIYASAISLGISMKDTGAANWLANALLGWLTTNGAQNDLLILGMIAIITMAIASFISSGAAVGMLGPITLELARLGETSIIAAGLITVMASSFSFMTAVASPASQIVLSSGYIRKKDFLKGGWKITLVSLILLLLYSQTYWKLVNLPQ
- a CDS encoding AURKAIP1/COX24 domain-containing protein, with amino-acid sequence MSRVVKKRRKKMRKHKHKKLLKKTRHQRRKR